From the Erpetoichthys calabaricus chromosome 12, fErpCal1.3, whole genome shotgun sequence genome, the window TTCATCTTAAAAACTGAGAACTCCAGAACTCCTGCCAGTAAAGCAACTCAGATTACGATAGCAGAGCCATGAATGAATTTTCAATTTGGGGTCTATTTACAATTGCCACCCCCAACCGCCTATTACAGTGGGCTCCTTAGTTTTCCTTTGATTCTTGGGCACAGGAAGGGCCAACAGTACAAGACAATCTGGGTGCCTGATATTCTGTGCTGGGGGACGGTGACACTTCGGTTAACGCAGAGCCATTACAACTACCTGAGTGAAAAGGAGCTTTCAGTTTCAGTCCGGATACAAAGTGAAGTAACAACTGctaaaatttaaaatgatgaatGATGTGTCCTTTGTTTAAATAACTGATATTTGCTCATCTTATTAATAACCTCCATCAAAGTATTAGAGTCAAATCACGAGAGTGTATGTATGAATGTTAACACCAGGTAAACGTGGAAAATGCACAACTAGTGTAATTAGGAAGGCTAAGTCACGTATTAAACAAACACTTTAGgatgaaaatgagaaaaacaaatattaaaaatattgaaaaagtccTGTAAAGATTGTTCAAAAATGATAAAAGCTGCTGTTTGTACCGCTGCTGTCAGTGTGAAGCACTTACACTGCATTGACGTGTCGCTGTTGAGAGCTGAGAGGAGCTCATCCTGAACGACATGTTGAATTAGTAAGTGGAGCGCGAGATGAAGCCTCAAAATGTTAAACTAAAGGGAGACAGAAAACAGACAAAGGTCAAAATTAGAGGAGTCAAACAAAGAAATCCAGTcatgaaaattcaaaaatgtaatcAGAATGTTAAGGTAAATTAAATAAGCTTTACTCCTGTCTACATTAAATTCCCTTTCCTATTAGTTCAATTGAGGGGCAACACTgcacatcggaccttacttttattctatgttcatTAGTGTTCtctgattttaattcttattttgtcttttttttctctctttcttcatcatgtaaagcactttgagctacgttatttgtatgaaaatgtgctctagaaataaatgttgttgttgttgttgtcacctCGGCCTGTGCCCTGCGTTTCCTTGGTTTCAGTTCCTAGTTTAGGAGCAGCAGTTTTGAGTCCCCCTCAAGCATTTCAGAGCCAAACTAAACTGATGATGTCATCCAGTGAGCCCCCCACCACGTCACTTTCAGGCTCGTCTCCCTCATTCTTAGAAAGGCCGTTTCTGAGTAAAGTCACACAAGCTGAGTCTCCCCACCCAACATCTGCTGCTGTTGTTTTGGAGGTTGTCGTTCGGTCACTTAGGATTTTATTCTCCTGCCAGCACATTAACAGACAAATTCTTGCTACATCTTTTCTTTCTAGCTGATTGAAAATGGCTGTAAGTTCTTTGAAGAAAACTTCTAAGCTGTAACAACACAGGTGATGTGTCTGAGTTGTCAGTTGGGTAGGATTGTGGTTCGTGGTCAAGGTTCAGCTGGCACTGATTCAGAAAACCCCACACTTATTAAACTGGTGCACAAACAGATCATCTGCAGTCATTTATTTAAAGCATTCAAGAAgcattttcttaaaaaacaatCTTGCTGAACATGAAGGAGTATGGGGCTTGGTGATGAAATCTAAATGTGGCATTTCTGAGCCCTGGGAGAATTGGCAGGATGTTCAGTAAATGCTTGAGTTGAGTGTAAACTGGAAAGCGGTAGTAAGTGGTGTAGTCCAGTTGTTCTGGTTCTGAGACTGGATGGAAGcacatgtttaatgtttttgcagGGAATTAAATGAGGTCTGAATCCAAGAATGCCTGATGCCAGTTGTTTCCCTGAGAAAGGCTGAGATAAACATATTACATCTCCACCTGGGTGGAGTACATGGAGTTGTGGTGGCTCTGCTGTGATTGCCTGTTGTTTCTATTAAATGATCtgccatttatttaaatgttatttgcaGAACGGAAGTGGATCAGTCTTTTACTTGCTCTTGGAGATCTTTTTGTTCCTTTTGTAGTTTTATTTGGGAACAAGCCCTCTTTGAGATCATTCAGATTTATTGCTCCAAGCTTTTGTTATGAAAATGATGGAGATGTAATTGAACATAAGCAAGTGGATTAAAAATGAATGACGGGGTAAAAGAAAGATGACATTAAGGAGAACTTGAAGAGTTGGTAGGGACTAGGCAAAAGTTCAACGACCAAGAACTTGAAAAAAGTGGTCAAGtgacaaaaaatgacaaatcatCCTTGTTCAGCATCCACACCCGTATCATAAAAAGAATTTTGATTGACCTTTGATCCTCCTTCAAGTGAGCTAGCACTGACAGTAAAGTCAACTCATTAGGGAGAAGCCATGAGAGCCACTGACCTCTGACCCCCACACACCTTCATATCTTCCAGAGCATCGGGTGATGCAGCGGAATTTGAGATGCCGGGAGGAGAGGATGAAGACCTTTGTGAGGTATGGAGGATGTAGGCCTGCGTTGTGGGCTGTGGGGCAGTGGTGACAGAAGGGTGTCATTATGAGATCTGGATGGGGTGAATGACTTAATTATAGGTGGTGTGAAGTCAAGGGGGCTCCTCAGGAGactgaaatggaaaagaaagcctCGTAGGAGTGGGGAGGTGAGCTGGGAATCAGGATGAGACCTCAATTGATCAAAGcgacaatggcaaaagtaacaCATGTGTGGAGGTCTGAGAAGACAGAAACAGGGAGCTGTGGTCATTACAAGATCGAGATGGAGGAGAAAAATTCTTTACAAGACCAGAATAGAGCATTGATATTAGTTATGACACCAACAGATGATGGGTGGTCACATTGGGAATGGACATTTCAAGAGAACAGCCCCAATCGACAGGTCCTCATACTGTgctctttatattattttctttgaaGCTTCTTCAAAGACAAGTCCAATGGAAGTGCCCTGGAGTCAATCTGTAGACAACCAGGTGAGTCCCCATTAAGGATATCTGTGGTTAAGGATTTCCAGGATATCAGGTCATCGGGCTAATCAGGCTTCATTCACACCATTAGCAGACCCCAGTGTCCTTATTCTCACTGACCACTACATGTCCTACCCACAGATCAGAAGGGCCCAATGGACGATGCTGTCTCCTATGAGAATGTGGGAGCTGGGCAAATGATGGATTCCATGATGAACTTGCCAGTGGAGGAGGGTAAGTTATATCTGCTGGGACTGATGTCTGCTGCATGCTCAGTGAAGTGACCACAATGACCACTTGActgtcatttctttttctgtcaatCTGCAGATTATCTCATTCCTGATGAGGAGAAAATTATCGAGAAGATGGAGACCTCTTGTCAGCTCAGTGTCAACGGTATGTGTGTATTATATGGTTGGCACCATTGGAAATGCCTAAAATGCCCATTGACTCCTGTCCTCATGTCCAGCAGCCCCCGGAAGCTGACCAGTGCAAATGACTCAGATCTCTATGTCTTTTAGATTATGTTAAcccagatgaagaagaagatgagaggAAGAACAGTGAGATGATGTCTACAGAGCCAGAGCAGGAGGGACTGGCCAGTCACACAGAGATGGGTACACTGGCACTGACGTCATCACTGTGTCATCTGTGACACACCGTGTGTGCCGTCCACCCGTCTCACTTGCTCTTCTATCTTCAGATGCAGAGTCCTATGAGAATATGAGCAACGGTGCCCCCTACAGGACAAGTGGAGACAATGGTCAGGAAAAGGAGCAGGAGGAAGGTGAGTCCAGGGAGAAAGACCTGAAGACCTGAAGAATTCACAGAGGAACTGAGGGGTCATCAGAGAGGCCATTAATGTGAGCTCTCTGTGTCTCCTGTTCTAGACACCCAGTCCTATGAGAATATGGAGGGTCATCTGCCCAGTGGGGACACCTGTCAATTCAGTGGAGCAGCTGAGTGGGAGAGAGAAGGTGAGACGGGACACTGAGTCCACTAACAGTATGGAGTCTGGTGACAGTAGAGTCACATGTGGTGTCCTCTAGTATGGCACCTGCTGCCTGGTCAGTCCCAGCTCAAagatgtttttaattgttttgttcaaCTTTCACCTGGAAAATATGCCATGGCCTCATTTTGACCATGAAATGGTCAGCAGTTGTTGAGAATATCATGTGGCGTCTCAAACCAGCTACAGCACAGCAACTCGGGGACGGGACGGGGGCTGTCATTCACCGTGAGGTGCAAAGCAAGTCACTTAACGTGCCTGCACTGCACTTTTAAGAAAACATATGCTGAGATATGTTAATATATGCTAAAATATGCGTAAACCGACAGAACATGAAGTAGAAATCCATCAACAGTTGTCTCGTATCCTCACTTTGTAGGGTCCCATTTGGGTAAAGATGTCTATCAAATACGTAAGTGTAGTTGTGATGATAATCATATAACAGAGTCCCTTGAACGGCTCCActgtcactttttaaaatgacaacaaGGGTCCAAATCTCACTGACTCACAGTGGCCGCTAAGTGCAGTGACCCCTCCTCATGTGTCCTGCTTCTTCTGAATGACCTCAGATTGTGAAGTCAGACATGGACACAGTAACCCTGTCCGTCCCCACTGACCATTACTCCATGCTGGTGTACCCCCCTTAGGTGTCACTGAACACTCAGTCACAAATTCACACACTGGGCCTAATGACACGTTTTGGTGAAGTCATCGGCTCTTTTACCAGGTCACAGGtcaaagacctggacatccagtGAATGACCACAGTTTGTCTTTAACACAGCAGGACGATTCTGCGATGATGTGGACCCCCGAGTGTACGCCGTGCCTCAGAACTGCAGCACTCCCCTCAGGACATTGAGTGGGGCCAACATGGAGGACGGTAAATGACCagttctctgtctctgtctgtctgtccctctGTCCACTTCTTCATCACCTGCACACTTTCTCACAGTCCTTGTCTGCTTTTATTAATCTTACAGACAACGACTCGTATGAGAACATGGAGGCAGCCGACTTGGGTACTGCAGCAGTGGTACCAGGTAAGGGATGACAGTCTGTGCCTCTAGGGGGTGCCATTGAGTCTGCTGGAATGAAGTCAAGTGTGGGTCTCAAGGCTCAAGAGGCTCTCCTCTGTGTGACCTCAAGGGGGCACCAGTGACACTTAGGTCTGCTAGAATGATGACAAGTGGAAGTGTCATGGCCATCAATCATGGGGTCAGGTCAGGAATGGAATGCCAGGGAAGTTCaggaagtaagtaagtaagtgacaGGGCTGACAGAATGGCATCCACTTGTCACCGGAGGTTATGTTTGGGAGTTAAAGACATGGAGATCTGTGGTGGTGAATGATTTTGGGAAAGCCTGTCCTCCTTGTGGCCTCTaggggtgccagagagcccctCACCTTATTAGTGAAGGCCAGCCATCGAGTCTTTGAACACTGCAGTATTCTGGTGTAGATGGCAGCTCTCTAGCGCCTTCATCTGGTTCTCTTTCATGTGTGTCTTTATTCCTAGCAGACTCTTGGATGTGGAGCTCAAACAACAGTGGACACTACCAGAACTTCAGCATCAAGGGACatctccagcagggggcactgtgTCCAGGTCTTGACATTAaagaagacagaaagacagaggaagcGCAGAAAAGCTGAGTCATGGTGGACAGTTAGAGGGTCTCGGGACGCCAACATCAGAAGAGTGGAGTCACATTGGAGGGCAGGGGTGTAAGTCCACAATGACACTGAAGTCAGCAACTTGAGGTGTCAGTGagtcacaaaacaaaatggcagtgaggGGCCATCCCAAGAGGGGCAATGAGACCACTGGGATATCCTCACTTTGCCCACCTTAGTGGCTGAACTGACGCAGGCTAAAGACTTTGGGGGCAGTGGGCTGACTGCAGCTTCAGTAATTACGTTATCTGTGTGCCTCTGTGGATGTGAATGTCGTGGGGAAAGCTTCATACTGGTCATCTCTGAGTGACGTGGGGTCTGTGAAGTGAAGGGGCACCTCCTCAGTGGTCTCCTGCCAGTGACATTGGAGACACAAAGGACTCAGTGACTGAAGACCCTTGGAGGAGGATGGAGAAGACAGGCCACTCTACCCAGCAGCCTGGCGTTGTTCTCCCATTTAAAGATGGAGGTCCTGACCTCTCtggtggtgcccccttgtggctgATGCTTTCATTAACGGTCTATGTGCCTTGGTTTAATTgttgtgtccatccagttgtcaATGACCAGCCTTCTGTTTGCGTTCTAACAAATTTACCAAAGTTTTCAGCATTTTCTATTCCGTAATGAACTTGTTTGCCTGGAAGTTCTTGTTCAGATTTTCGGTCATTTCTTTTGAAGAACAACCAAAGGTGAAGGAGACGGGATGAGTGTGGCGGTGGTCTGCACCAGCCTGTGTGCTCTGGGTCAGGTTCAAGAccccaaatattaaaaatgaacttaacataaaaaaataataaagtgagtaaGGATACTCTTGAGCGGTAGCCTTAATAGAACATCAATATAGCGCCTTGTCACTGTGAACGTCCTTTAAAATGGAAGACGAGGAATGAGGGATTCTCTACCTACAGTTTGAGACCAGCAGTGATTTAACTGGTCACTTGATCACCCGTTGTCTTTACTGTGTTCAGGACATGGTCACCATTGTAACGGCACTGGGAGCAAAGTAGTGACCTGTcctgtaagggggggggggggggggggggggggcaccagtTCAGTCACATTGGAATGATTTAAAAAGAGGGGGTTCAAAAATTGGGAGGGTTCAAGCACTGTGTGGTGGCCATGTGCTGACTGACCTTGGGCCGGTGACTGGCCTTTTACTGATCTGGACACTGGCCAGTTAGATAGAGACATCTGTGGAGATGGCAGACCACTGGTATAAAGTCACTGTGTCCTCAGTGCCCACTAGCGCCCCCTTCTCATTCAAACGCACGACTTTAACCTTTCCATTCCTATGTAGTGGTGAATATGGCTGGGCTCAAACTGCATTGTCCACATGTCCTGTAGATGTTAGGACTTTTCCTCAGCCTAATGATGAATGACTAGTAGATGTGTGACTGCCAGTCTAAAGTGACCAGACTGACCAGCAGCTTCATCTTGAACCTTGAATCTTGTACATGCTACTTGACTTTATCAGCTTTAACCTGTAGGGACACTAAAGAGCCTCCAGCACAGTGACAGTGTGACAATCAACTGACGTTCACTTCATGTGTCCATCCAACACTTCACTTCAGGGTTATGGAGATAAAGTAACAAACAATCAATGAGCTTTGTGTCTGATGATTTCATTCAAAGTGACTTCCAAGTCCCCATTGTGTGAAGTCCAATATTTCTACAATTGAAGCCCCCAGTGGTAAAGTGACAGCCTGAGGGCCACATGGTTTGAGTG encodes:
- the LOC114663211 gene encoding uncharacterized protein LOC114663211 isoform X3 translates to MAHNSSQVTFNTTGLSLMSHISFLDWPGWILLVTPASAFLLGALLFMLALWQRRREHRVMQRNLRCREERMKTFVSFFKDKSNGSALESICRQPDQKGPMDDAVSYENVGAGQMMDSMMNLPVEEDYLIPDEEKIIEKMETSCQLSVNDYVNPDEEEDERKNSEMMSTEPEQEGLASHTEMDAESYENMSNGAPYRTSGDNGQEKEQEEDTQSYENMEGHLPSGDTCQFSGAAEWEREGRFCDDVDPRVYAVPQNCSTPLRTLSGANMEDDNDSYENMEAADLGTAAVVPADSWMWSSNNSGHYQNFSIKGHLQQGALCPGLDIKEDRKTEEAQKS
- the LOC114663211 gene encoding uncharacterized protein LOC114663211 isoform X2, which codes for MAHNSSQVTFNTTGLSLMSHISFLDWPGWILLVTPASAFLLGALLFMLALWQRRREHRVMQRNLRCREERMKTFVSFFKDKSNGSALESICRQPDQKGPMDDAVSYENVGAGQMMDSMMNLPVEEDYLIPDEEKIIEKMETSCQLSVNDYVNPDEEEDERKNSEMMSTEPEQEGLASHTEMDAESYENMSNGAPYRTSGDNGQEKEQEEDTQSYENMEGHLPSGDTCQFSGAAEWEREAGRFCDDVDPRVYAVPQNCSTPLRTLSGANMEDDNDSYENMEAADLGTAAVVPDSWMWSSNNSGHYQNFSIKGHLQQGALCPGLDIKEDRKTEEAQKS
- the LOC114663211 gene encoding uncharacterized protein LOC114663211 isoform X1 translates to MAHNSSQVTFNTTGLSLMSHISFLDWPGWILLVTPASAFLLGALLFMLALWQRRREHRVMQRNLRCREERMKTFVSFFKDKSNGSALESICRQPDQKGPMDDAVSYENVGAGQMMDSMMNLPVEEDYLIPDEEKIIEKMETSCQLSVNDYVNPDEEEDERKNSEMMSTEPEQEGLASHTEMDAESYENMSNGAPYRTSGDNGQEKEQEEDTQSYENMEGHLPSGDTCQFSGAAEWEREAGRFCDDVDPRVYAVPQNCSTPLRTLSGANMEDDNDSYENMEAADLGTAAVVPADSWMWSSNNSGHYQNFSIKGHLQQGALCPGLDIKEDRKTEEAQKS